A section of the Girardinichthys multiradiatus isolate DD_20200921_A chromosome 5, DD_fGirMul_XY1, whole genome shotgun sequence genome encodes:
- the ccsapa gene encoding centriole, cilia and spindle-associated protein gives MVTKKVRTEYMKKFRDPKWETFSKCYEDSLKYRLTRRVMEHSHKPWFWEGWESGSDSSGWSTPRLTRNKVAPLSLPPQLPPSRSEVKQKLMEGKTSPGLKSSSEDKQTEVKTGECPVVDAPPTAAVVENGVNGPGTVTVTLPPDTSGPSDDTASDNRPNSSESSDGKRVKPAPRRRHRCRTPRSVPVQRDSSLEDKPAVVQKPPRAKSQPAISSKGNCRPSTRTDWTERHIEGHTSAACVQSQPNRRSSNLDRRRARSADLEKTRRSQLTMANNDDRWMTEYMRCFSARLR, from the exons ATGGTGACCAAGAAAGTCAGGACAGAGTATATGAAGAAGTTCAGGGATCCCAAATGGGAGACGTTTTCCAAATGCTATGAGGACTCTCTAAAATATCGCCTGACCCGTCGAGTGATGGAGCATTCCCACAAGCCCTGGTTCTGGGAGGGCTGGGAGAGCGGTTCCGATTCCAGTGGCTGGTCCACACCGAGACTAACCAGAAACAAAGTTGCTCCTCTATCTCTGCCCCCACAGCTACCACCCTCACGCTCAGAGGTAAAACAGAAGCTGATGGAGGGAAAGACCAGTCCTGGTTTAAAGTCGTCCTCTGAGGACAAACAGACTGAAGTGAAAACAGGAGAGTGTCCTGTTGTAGACGCCCCACCAACAGCAG CTGTTGTAGAAAATGGTGTGAACGGGCCTGGGACAGTGACAGTGACCCTGCCTCCAGACACCAGTGGGCCCTCAGATGACACGGCATCAGACAACAGGCCTAACAGTTCGGAGTCATCTGATGGGAAGCGTGTGAAGCCAGCACCGCGACGACGCCACCGCTGTCGCACTCCTCGCTCTGTGCCAGTTCAGCGGGACAGTTCCCTCGAGGACAAACCAGCTGTGGTCCAGAAGCCACCGAGAGCCAAGAGCCAACCAGCAATAAGCAGCAAGGGGAACTGCAGACCGTCCACCAGGACGGACTGGACCGAGAGACACATTGAG GGCCACACGTCCGCCGCCTGTGTTCAGAGCCAGCCCAACAGGCGCAGCTCCAATCTGGATCGTCGGCGGGCTCGGTCGGCTGACCTGGAGAAGACACGGCGGTCGCAGCTGACAATGGCCAACAACGATGACCGATGGATGACAGAATATATGCGCTGCTTTTCTGCCCGGCTCAGGTAG